The DNA sequence CTTAACCCTTGTGGGGTGGGGGGACGGTGTGGGGTTAAAAAAGGGCACTTATATAGACGATAATTTAGGAGATATGTTGGTCCACGTGAGGAGATACATTTTCCTTATGACCAGGCCGTTTCTAAGTtaagagaaaacaaaaggcCGATCCATTTAAGCCCATAGCCCATAACATTTCCACCCAGCGAAACCCTGTAAAGCCATGTCTACACCCGCCAATAgtctttaattaattaatttatattattatttgttatCAATAATGGTTTACACCCGCCCGTAGGAAACTAATTTTTGGTTCATTTGTGTGCTGCTGGGTATTTGTTGATTGATTTAATCACTAATCTGGTTCTGCAACTCCTTACCCGAAAGAAATTGTAATGAATGGCCTGATGCTTAGTTGATATCATTTTTAGTCTCATCATAAGTAGCCTTCCTCTCAAGTCTCGGTCTGAGGTCATCCGTGGAAataggcctggcaacgtgcgggtatagtgctGATGGCCAGTTCTGCCAACTTTCTCGTTTGTGTGCCGGCAGCACTTTTTGCACCAGCCTATAAATTAAACCAACACGGAGTCTGAATAAAACCGAAATTTATTAGAGGCAGAGAAATCCTAAGCTTCTTGGAGCAAAAGGAAGAAGGCGAAAAAGACAACTTGATGATAGAAAACATTAATGAAGACATCAATGGGCCGCTAATCAATACAAAAATGTCCAACTAATCTGGGTATTGACATAAATAATATTGATAATTCAATACTATTGCAATAAAAATTCACCATTAGATAATCTGGCAAAAATACTTGGTTCTTTTGTATGAGTTTGATTGAGCGTTCGACTTTAAAAAATAGAATTACAGAATATTGTTgcccctttttgttttgtttcagaaCATGATGATCCATTGATCTACCTTCTGAATATAAATAACATCAGCATAGCAAAGGGGTTCACCTAACCTAATTAATTACAACATAATCCCCACCAAAACATGTCTAACAAATTACTCTTCCATTTTATCTCCAGCTTCCACCACTTCTACTCTCTCCTTCAGTGTAGTAACAAGGGTGGAGAGTACTTCTGCAACAAAACGAAACAACTCAGAAAACCTTTCATATGCAGGGACAATCATATATGCCAAGCAAGGAACATGGTATCAGACTGAAACTGCCTAACCCTTGTCTTAGAGTTAGTTGACTCTTCCATTACACTCGCAAATACTTATTAATAACATATGTCATCAAAAAAGAACATCAAGCTCGCATAATATAGCAGCTTCAAACCAAAATTTAACAACACACATGAGTTTTCCTATATGAGAGACATGACAAATGAAGCAAGCTTTATGATATAAAAGTGAAGTTCAACATCGTCTCAGCAAACAATGTGTGGCTGAATGATAGAAAACATAGTGTCAAAAGAGGAATGCTTACCAGTCTTCTTGCTGAAAGTATATTCCTTGGGAGTAACATATGTGCGGGGATTAGGCTGAAGGTGGTTTCGGAGATATTCTTTGCTTCCCTGAACCGGCACAAATATATGAAATAGATTTCATTAGTACAAAATCAACACTCTCTGTTGTTTTCCAGAAGACAGTGGATACTGGTGAGACAAAAACATACCTTGGTTATAACACAAATGTCAACATTGCTACCACTTCCAAGGTCATTGAAGATTCCTGCACAAATAGCTTCTGTCACCAATTGTACACCTTCATCTCTCTGCATCGAAGTAGGTAACAACGTTATAAAAAAATGCGCAGAATACGTCATTGCCTTTTTTTCTAAACCAAAGATATCAAGAACTAGCTTTTCCAGACTGTGATTTCAAAACACTTACTGTTAACCCCTCCTTGTACTTGGACTCAAATATTGCCATCGCAGCCAGTGAGCCAGAGCCCATAGTAGCATAAGGAAGTGTGTCAGTAGATCCATGAGGATATATCTGCAATATTAAGATGGCAAAAGTGCCGGGCATCACATTATTATGCAAGCCTataaaaaagaacagaaagaaGTGTCGTCCCATTCAACTGTTTGAAGCAGGGAAAACTTACAGTGTGCAAATGAGGGCCGGTGAAATCAACACCACCCAGCACCAATGCAGCCGAGACATGACCTTGGTAACTAAACAATATATGTTGGAGTGGGAATTAAGTTGTGCTTATGATGAGGGAATATATACCTAAAAGAGCTAATAGATGCATAGTAGTTGAAAGAGATTAAACACTACCTGAAAAGATGTCTTTTGAGATAGGTGAGGGCAGTCACAACCCTTGACTCCCTGCCGGTATGGTAACGGTGCAACTGCAGCTGTGCGCTTACCATATCTACAAATTCAAAATCAGTAGAGCAGATTAAGTATGATAGTGGAATGGCGCAGAAATAACATTGAAAACTAGGCATGTGGCACTACACAGTTGCATGCAAGCATCACATCAAAGACCAACAATCCAAACGTTATACCTGTAACTGCCTCAGTGTCAGCAGCAGTTCCTGCACCACAGCAATAAATATTGGGCGCCAAGTAATGGATCTTCTCGCAGTTCTTATCAGCTACAATGGGTCCTTCAGTGGCCCTTGTATCTGCTCCGAGGACCACGCCATCCTGAGGAAAAAGAATCACACATTTCAAGCAATGTCCTGTAAAAAACACAACGAAAAAATCCATCAAAAATCTTCCTATTAAAGGAGCTGAACTTAACCGTACCTGATAAATCAAACCCACAATGGTGGTTCCGGTCTTTCTAAAAGGAGGTAGCTGAACCCCATCCTTGGCCAGCATCGCATTTCGCTTACAGAGATCAAAGCTAAACCCACCCTTAGGAGGAACATCCATGGCTAGCTTAGACATCTTGCGATTTCAACTAAACCTGCACGCCTATTCTTCAAATCAAAAATCCAACCATAGAACCCAATGCTTTCCTCAATTCCATACACACACAAAAAATTACCAGcaataattcgaaatcaattaacCTAGACATCTTATGATTTCAACTAAACCAGCAACTCAATTTttcaaatcaaaatccaaaaccctagaaaccaCACTCCGTCCCCAATTTCTCTATAtgctttcaattttctcaagcTCAATACATAACTACAAATTACCAGCAACAACTCAAAACCCTATATTTCAGTGATTACTAATTTGCCACAAAAAGTAATGAAACAATTCCGATCGGCGAGTATATACAGTGGATGCCGGAAGTTACCTTTCGTCGCCGACGAGTTGTGGTTCAGATCGGAGACGAGAGAATCTCTCTGCTTCAGACGATGAAAGAGAAGCAGAGTGAAAGCTCTTAAAGGGTATAAGATCCTTCAGGAAGCGACGACGTTTTGATTGGAGGAATTCTTTGGGCTTTTTCAATTGGGCCGAGAGTAGGATTGTAGTGTGGCTTAACCCAGATTTTACTTCaagaaaatttcagattttttcGAATTTTCGCAATAAATACAAGTGATGCATTTCTTTTAGAATGTCTTGAAGTTAACATTTTAGGCCTAATCATAGGTCATTATCTTTTTGTATCTTTTCGTTATTCACTATCCAGTCTATCCTCGATTTTAGTTTTAATACATATATACTGCCACTTGTCTCTCGAAAATTGTAACGATTTTGTTTATCGTACTTTTATTGTGTCAATTTACGTAATAAAATATCTTATGAGCCCTAATTGCCGAAACCACAAATATGGACTTGAGTTTGCATCAACGTGTTGTTGTGATCAGATGATTCGACCGAGCATACTTTATAATGTTATGAATTATGAGAGTAGATTTTGTGAACATTCAAAGTAGTTTgtgatatacatatatactgCCACTTGTCGCTCGAAAATTGTAACGACTTTGTTTAGCGTACTTTAATTGTGTCAATTTACGTATTAAAATATCTTATGAGTTGGGGCGCCTTTTAAATTGCCGAAACCACAAATATGGACTTGAGTTTGCATCAATGTGTTGTTGTGATCGGATGATTCGGCCGAGCATACTTTATAATGTTATGAATTATGAGAGGAGATTTTGTGAACATTCAAAGTAGTTTGTGATATGATTTCATGAACTTGTTAGTGTGAAGTCAAATGTCATGTATCTATCAAAGCGATAGTGGAGCTCCGAAATTTATTTATACGTGAAACCAAAGAAGTTTGAATTTGTTCGTGAAATGAAATCGATAATAAACTATGCATAAAGATAGTACTTAAATGAAAAAGGCCATAAATCACATCATATAATAGTACATTAGTACATGTACTTTGTGCTTGGATCTATATATCTTTGCTCCATCAAAATTAAAAAGGTTCAAACCTTATATACAagatatttactatatactaaagctcTTACACTGTTCATAAGCATTATTAATCACTGTT is a window from the Rosa chinensis cultivar Old Blush chromosome 2, RchiOBHm-V2, whole genome shotgun sequence genome containing:
- the LOC112187628 gene encoding proteasome subunit beta type-7-A, translating into MSKLAMDVPPKGGFSFDLCKRNAMLAKDGVQLPPFRKTGTTIVGLIYQDGVVLGADTRATEGPIVADKNCEKIHYLAPNIYCCGAGTAADTEAVTDMVSAQLQLHRYHTGRESRVVTALTYLKRHLFSYQGHVSAALVLGGVDFTGPHLHTIYPHGSTDTLPYATMGSGSLAAMAIFESKYKEGLTRDEGVQLVTEAICAGIFNDLGSGSNVDICVITKGSKEYLRNHLQPNPRTYVTPKEYTFSKKTEVLSTLVTTLKERVEVVEAGDKMEE